AGGAAATTTTTATATGCGATTAGATATAGCAGGATGGATATAGTATAGGGTGCATATTGCAGGCTACGTAGAAAATTGGGGATATAAGAAGATAAAATGTTTGGAGTGGATTTGAGCCGACCTGAAAATAATTTATATGTTATTAATCTTTTTCACGTTTTAATGGTCATAAGGTTGTTTATCAAGCCTCATTCTTATGAAAACACCAGCAAAGATTATTTATTCATTTGTATTGGTTTTCCTCGTTACGGTTCTGTTTTCTTCTTTCAGGGGACAGGGACCGGAGTATTCAAAATCAATAGCTGCAACTAAGCCTTTTTTCCCTTATCAAAAGGCAGGCCTGACCGGGCGTCAGGCTGCGGCGCATCTGTTAAGCAGGTTTACCTATGGCAGTAAGGAAGGGGATGTAGATGCGCTGGTTAAAATGGGACTGGAAAAGTGGTTTCAGCAGCAATTGGATGGGAAGCTGGAAGACGATTCTTTAAACCTGATGTTGAGTAAGTTTGAAGACATTAACCTCAGTAATACGGAGGTGGAGAATAAATATCCGAGACAGCCCAAAGTGTTGAGAATGGCGATAAAGGAGGGATTCATCAATAAAGATTCTGTGAATAAAGGAGACCGGAAAGCCTATCGGGAGCAGATTCGTACCTATATGGAAAAGAAGGGATTTAAACAAGAACAGGAATTATTAAGACAGTTCATTAATCAGAAAATATTACGGGCAGCTTATACGCATAATCAGTTGAAGGAAATGCTCACTGATTTTTGGTTCAATCATTTCAATGTTTCTCTAACCAAAAACCAATGTGCGTCTTTCGTACCTGCCTTTGAACGGGATATCATCAGACCCAATGTAACAGGGAAATTTTCGGATCTGCTACTGGCAACAGCCAAATCTCCGGCAATGCTGATTTACCTGGATAATTTTACCAGTACCGGGCAACCGGTTGTGTTAGCTGGGGAAGATGAGCAAATGAGCAAGGTGGAGAAGCTTGTAAAGAAAAGAGTACCACAGAAAAAGAAACAAGGTGGGCTAAATGAAAATTATGCCAGAGAAGTGATGGAACTACATACTTTAGGGGTGGATGGGGGATATACACAATCAGATGTTACCCAGGCGGCAAGAATACTTACGGGATGGACTTTGGCCCCGATGGGTGAAGATGGATATGGGGCGTCAATGCAAAAAATCATTGATAATGTCGGAGAAGAAAACCTGAAGAAACGTGGCTTTGTGAAAGATGGAGATTTTCTTTTCGTTCCAAACAGACATGATAATGAAGAGAAGACGGTTCTGGGTAAGCATTTTGCTGCAGGTGGTGGATATGAAGAGGGCCTGAATTTATTGAATATGCTTGCTCAGCATCCATCGACAGCTAAATTTATTGCCAAAAAAATAGCAACCAGATTTGTTAATGATAACCCTCCCCAAAGCCTGATTGATAAAATGGCAAGGACTTTTACCAGGACAGATGGCGATATCAGGGAAGTTTTAATGACTATGGTCACTTCAGTCGAATTTTGGAGCCCTGCAGCGTTAAGAGAGAAAACAAAATCTCCGTTTGAGTTGGCGATCAGTGCGGTACGTGGGCTGGATGCGGATATTATACAGCCTTATCAGCTGTTTAACTGGATCAATAGGATGGGACAGAAAATGTATTATTATCAGGCCCCAACAGGCTTCCCGGACCGGGGACAATACTGGATAAACACCGGCTCACTTTTGAATAGGATGAATTTCGGACTGGCGCTTGCCGGGCAACGAATTCCAGGTGTTAAGATTAATTTGTCTGCATTGAATCATCATCATGAGCCTGAAAGTGCAGAGGCAGCTCTGGTTATTTACGGTAAGCTCATTATGCCGGAACGAAATCTTTCAGAGACGATAAAACGGTTGAAACCAATGTTAAATGACCCTTCATTATCCATAAAAGTGGCCGATGCCGCCGAGAAGACGACGCCTCAGCAGGAACCAAATATGATGGGAGAACAGACAGCTCCGGTAAAACCTGTAGCAAAGGCTCTGGTGAATAACAACACAATGCTGGCGCAGGTAGTCGGAGTCATTATCGGTTCTCCGGAATTTCAACGTAAATAGAATTTAAATCATGATTACAAGAAGAGGATTTATCAAAGCAGGTGGTTTGGCTCTGTTCGGCATAGGGATGGGCGGAATTCCTGCTTTTCTGGCCGAAGCCGTTGCAGGGACTAAACCTTTGGGGCTGTTTAACAGAAAGAAAATATTGGTCTGTATTTTCCAGCGGGGTGCTATGGATGGTTTAATGGCTGTGACACCTTTTACAGATGAGTATCTTAAAGCGGCCAGACCAAACCTTTTTATGACTGCCGCAAAGGGTGGGAAAAGTACTCCTTTGATAGATCTGGATGGACGTTTCGGTTTACATCCTTCTATGGCTGCTTTTGAACCGGTATTCCGGGAAAAAAGAATGGGAATTGTACATGGTATCGGATCACCGAATAATACCCGCTCTCATTTTGATGCTCAGGATTACATGGAATCAGGAACTCCCTTTAAAAAGGGAACAGATAGCGGCTGGCTGAATCGGGCAGTTGGGTTATTAGGGCATGATGGTTCTACGCCATTTCAGGGGGTCAGTTTAACTTCTTCATTACCGCGGTCATTCTACGGAGATCACCCTGCTGTTGCGATCAGTAACCTGCAGGATTTTAATATCCAGATGAGGGGAAATGTTAAAGGCGCCAATATGGCGGCTAAAAGCTTTGAAGATCTATATGATCAAACTTCTTCCGAGTTGTTGAAAGATACAGGAAAGGAAAGTTTTGAAGCCATTAAAATGCTTCAAAAAACAGATACCAGGAATTATAAACCATCAGATAATGCCATATATCCAAATACAGCTCTGGGAAAGTCATTGAAACAGATTGCTCAGCTGATCAAGATGAATGTTGGGATGGAAATTGCCTTTGCTGAGTCAGGAGGTTGGGATACGCATTTTAACCAGGGCACTGATACCGGGATTTTTGCAAGAAATGTGAATGATCTGAGTAATAGTATTATGGCTTTCTGGACAGATATGGGAACATTACAGGATGACGTGACCATAATGACTATGACTGAGTTTGGTCGTACTGTTAAGCAGAATGGGACCGGAGGCACAGATCATGGTCGTGCGTCCTGTAATTTCATCCTGGGTAATGGGGTAATGGGTGGATTGGTGCATGGTAATGTCCAGCCAATGGCGGTTGAGAACCTGGAGGATGGTAGAGATTTGGCGGTGACCACAGATTTCAGAAGTGTGTTTAGTGAGGTGGCAGACAGGCATTTAAGCCTTCATGATGATAATGTTCTTTTTCCGGGATGGGATGGACATAAAATCGGAGTAATGAGATAAGAGTTTAACATTTTATCATTAATTTGCCATTATTATCCGCAATTCAGGGTCAATTATCCCTAAAGCCCTGACATGACCTTATTTTTTTATGAGAAAAGAATTTTTGTATTTGTTTTTAATGTTGGCAATCACAGCCTGCAATCAGAAGAGCGACAAGAAAAAAACGGCAGGTATTGCTGCTGATAGCGTCGCAGGTGTAAATCCTTTAAATCCTACTGATTCTGCATGTTGTAATTCCAATCTGCCAAAACGATACGGAGCGGTTACCGGAATAGAAACCCTTTCAGGAGAAGAGAAAGGGGGGCTGGCTTTACATCAGGGGATGAAATTTATTCCTGCAGGTTCTTTCAGAATGGGCGCTGCCGATGAGGAGGGAAGAAGAGATGAATACCCTGCTCACCAGGTAAAGATGGATGGATTCTGGATTGATGAAACTGAAGTTACGAATGCACAGTTTGCCGCTTTTGTAAAAGCCACGGGTTATTTGACTCAGGCAGAGCAAAAGCCGGATTGGGAAGAAATCAAAAAACAATTACCGCCCGGAACGCCTAAACCTGCTGAAGAACAATTGCAGCCTGCATCGCTCACTTTTAGTCCGCCAAAAGGAAGGGTAGACATTAATGATGTTTCTCAATGGTGGAGCTGGACGCCCGGAGCGAGCTGGAAACATCCGCAAGGTCCTAAGAGCAATATAAAAGGAAAAGAACATCTTCCAGTGACCCAGGTGTCCTGGATCGATGCTGCGGCCTACGCAAAGTGGGCGGGAAAGCGACTACCTACAGAAGCGGAATGGGAGTATGCCGCAAGAGGTGGTCTCAGAGAAAAGAAGTATCCATGGGGAGATGAAGATCTTGCTTCAGGTAAGGTTAAAGCCAATACCTGGCAGGGCGAGTTTCCTTATTCAGATAAAAAGACCGATGGCTTTTCAAATGTAGCCCCTGTTAAATCATTTCCGGCAAATGGATATGGCTTATACGATATGGCAGGAAATGTATGGGAGTGGACCGCCGATTGGTACCGGGAAGATTATTACCAAAGTCTGAAAGGAGCCATTGTAAATCCTAAAGGACCAAAAGACAGCTACGATGCAGCTGAGCCGGGAATTCCTAAGAAAATCATCAGAGGAGGTTCTTTTATGTGTCATTCCTCTTATTGCAAAGGGTATCGGGTAACTTCTAAAATGAAGTCTTCAATGGATACAGGACTGGAGAATACCGGCTTCCGGTGTGTTTCCAAATGATATTCTTTATCCAGTCCTGATGTACTGCCTAAGGCAGTTTATTGAAATCAATTACGGGATGTGTTTTTCCTGTTGATTTTCTGTGAAATGGAGTTTTAATGGGTGTAAAATCATTGAAGAAACCACAGTTTTTCAGGTAGAAAGAGGTATTGTCCGAACCTCCGGTATAATCTTTTCTGTAATTGATTCTGGCGGTTGCATCGGCTGTAAATGTAGCCGAAGTGATCTCGTGCCATCTTCCTTCCGCATCAACAGCCCATTGGTTTTTATAGTCGCCTCTGCGGGACTGATCGCCTGTTGGCGGCGAAAAATTTTCAAGGAAAGAATAAATGCCTTTTAAGTAAACGGCAGACTGAGGGCGTTCAAAACTGGCTACCAATTGCCAGTCGCCTTGCTCAAGGTCCTTAAAATAGGCTGTATAAATGGTGGTTTTTTTTGTCGGATTAGGTTTGGCATGGGTTAGGAAGGCATAGGTCTTACCGGCTTTCCAGGGATAGATCATAAAGCTTTGACCTCCGGAACCTTCATTCCCAAATTCACCGGTTCTGGTTTTGCTGCCTTTTTTCAGCAAAATAACTTTCATACTATCTGGAATCGACTTAGGGTCGTCTGTTGAAAAAGGGCTCCAGATGGAAAAAAGTACTCTGCGTTCTGTAGGTGAATTGGCTTGCATACCAAAATATCCGCCACTAAATCCATTAGCCATATAATAGGTTCCCAGCTTATCCTCTCCTTCAGGAACCATGATTTCGTTATAAAACCATTCTACTTTATTTTCTGCAGCTGCCGGAATGGTATAGTTTAAATGTACCGATGGGCCTCTTCTTCCCCAGTGAAAGTAATTTCCTTCATTGTTTTTCACATATACCGCTCCGTTATCCAGTGCCGTACCGCTGACCAGAAGATCGGATACTTCAGCGAATACCTGTCCCGTTTTACTTAAGCCTCTCAGCTCTGCTTTTACATATCCCGGTTCTTTTATTTCTACTTTGCCAAGTTGAATGACAGCAGAGCCAAGGTTATTTATTTCTTTCGTCAGGGTTTTGCCAGCTACTGTCAGACTAATTCTGCTGTTTCCTTCAGGAACACTCAACCGAAGCGATAACGTGGCATCTCCTGCTTTTTCTGTACGAAAGTAAATGGCAATGACATCGGAGGTATTACTCCAGTTGATCAGGCCTTCATTGTTGATTCTTGCTTTGCCATTTTTTTCTACATAACCATTGCCTCCAAGAGGGATAGTGATGGTTGCAGGCTCGGTTTCAGCACTGCTTCCGGCAAAGGATGCCGGAAGGAGCAGTAGCTGAAAAGCAAGAAGTAAAAAGATTAATTTTTTAATTTTCATTTGTGTGTTTGTGGTTTGTGTATTGATTGTTTGATGAAATTAGGAAAAGGAAGTCTAAAATGCGGATCAAAATTCAGTCAAACGTTTGCGCTAGGGATTTGGCTAAAATATAATTACGTTAGATATGGCAACACAATCTAAACACACAAATGAAAAAACTTTTTACATCATTATCATTATTACTGACCTCAGTAGCGGCTATGAGCCAGCAGCTGCCTGCTGAGCTACAGACTCCTGAAGTGGTTTCTGTAAACCGGATGCCGATGAGGGCTTCGGCATTTGCTTTTGAAAGCAAGGCGCTTGCCGGCAAACGGGAAAAGGAGAAATCCGGATACTTCCTCACTCTAAATGGACAATGGAAATTTAATTGGGTTCAGGATCCCCGTAAACGCCCGGAGGAATTCTATAAAACAACTTTTGACGATACCAAATGGGATAATTTTAAAGTCCCGGCCAACTGGGAAACCAATGGTTATGGTTTACCGATTTACGTCAATCAACCTTATGAATTTGCAGGACGTAAAAACACAGGAGGAAGGATGAATCCTCCTTTTGATATTCCTGAGGATAATAACCCGGTGGGTTCTTACCGGAAGAAATTTAATCTTCCTCAGAACTGGGACGGACGTCAGGTATTTATTCATCTTGGAGCCGTTAAATCTGCTTTTTTTATATGGGTTAATGGCAAGAAAGTGGGCTATAGTGAAGACAGTAAACTGGCCGCAGAATTTGACATCACCAAATATGTAAAAGCAGGTGAAAACCTCGTTGCGCTTCAGGTTTATCGTTGGAGCGATGGAAGCTATCTTGAATGTCAGGACATGTGGAGGATCTCGGGAATTGAGCGGGATGTTTACCTTTACTCCACTCCAAAGTTGGATGTAAGAGATTTTAAGGCGATTGCTACACTCGATAAATCTTATAGGAACGGATTACTGTCTTTAGAGGCAGAGATCAATAATTACAGAATGGATAAAAGAACCAATCACAGTAAACCAGATACTTTTGCGCTGGAGCTGGAATTGATCGATCCTAAAGGAAAGTCCGTTTATAAGGAGGAAACAAAAGGAACGAAAACAGTGCTTGGCAATTACAAGAGTCAGGTGAAGTTTAATACTGAAGTTGAAAATGTTGCCGCATGGACTGCAGAAACTCCCAATCTGTATACCTTGTTGATCACACTGAAAAATAAAAAAGGAGAAGTGCTGGAGGTGATTCCTCAAAGAATTGGCTTCCGTACCGTTGAATTGGTTAACAACAATTTTCTTGTCAACGGAAAGAGGGTATTTTTTAAAGGGGTAAACCGTCATGAGCATAATGCAACACAAGGACACACGCTAACAAGGGCAGATATGCGTAAGGACATGGAAATGATGAAAAAGCTGAATGTCAATTCAGTAAGACATTCTCATTATCCTCCTGATCCGTATTGGATGGAACTTTGTGATGAATACGGTTTGTATGTAATTGATGAAGCGAACATTGAATCTCATGGTCGTTATTATGATCTTGCTTACACTTTTGGTAACGACTACCAATGGAGAATTCCTCACCTGGAGCGGATTCAAAGAATGTACGAGCGTGATAAGAATTATCCTTCGGTAGTGACCTGGTCATTAGGAAATGAGGCCGGTAACGGAAGGAATTTTTATGAAGCTTACGACTGGCTAAAGTCAAAAGACATCCGCCCGGTACAATACGAACGTGCAGAAGAAGATTATAATACAGATATGATTGTTCCTCAGTACCCTGATCCAAACTGGTTGAAAGAGTATGCAAACAGCAAGCCTGATCGTCCGTTGATCATGAGTGAATTTGCACACATTATGGGAAACAGTTTAGGTAATTTTAAAGAATACTGGGATGTGATTGAGAGCCAGCCTAATCTGCAGGGTGGTTATATCTGGGAATGGATTGATCAGGCAATTGATACGGTAAAGAATGGCAAGCGCATCAACGCTTATGGTGGAGATTTTCCTTTGAGCGGTCCGGTAAATGAAGATTTTAGCGACAATAACTTTAGTGTTAAAGGAGTGGTGACGAATTATCGTGGAATGACCCCAATGGCAGTGGAGGTGAAAAAGATCTACCAGTATATCAAAACGAAATACGAGGGGAACAATACGATCAAAGTGAACAACTCTTATTTCTTTAAAAACCTGGACAATGTGAAACTGAATTGGGTGCTTTTAGAAAATGGGAAGGTTGTAGAGAAAGGAACCCAGAATCTTCCGGCAATTGAACCTAGAACAGAAAAAGAATTGAGCCTTTCTAT
This region of Pedobacter steynii genomic DNA includes:
- a CDS encoding DUF1800 domain-containing protein, which encodes MKTPAKIIYSFVLVFLVTVLFSSFRGQGPEYSKSIAATKPFFPYQKAGLTGRQAAAHLLSRFTYGSKEGDVDALVKMGLEKWFQQQLDGKLEDDSLNLMLSKFEDINLSNTEVENKYPRQPKVLRMAIKEGFINKDSVNKGDRKAYREQIRTYMEKKGFKQEQELLRQFINQKILRAAYTHNQLKEMLTDFWFNHFNVSLTKNQCASFVPAFERDIIRPNVTGKFSDLLLATAKSPAMLIYLDNFTSTGQPVVLAGEDEQMSKVEKLVKKRVPQKKKQGGLNENYAREVMELHTLGVDGGYTQSDVTQAARILTGWTLAPMGEDGYGASMQKIIDNVGEENLKKRGFVKDGDFLFVPNRHDNEEKTVLGKHFAAGGGYEEGLNLLNMLAQHPSTAKFIAKKIATRFVNDNPPQSLIDKMARTFTRTDGDIREVLMTMVTSVEFWSPAALREKTKSPFELAISAVRGLDADIIQPYQLFNWINRMGQKMYYYQAPTGFPDRGQYWINTGSLLNRMNFGLALAGQRIPGVKINLSALNHHHEPESAEAALVIYGKLIMPERNLSETIKRLKPMLNDPSLSIKVADAAEKTTPQQEPNMMGEQTAPVKPVAKALVNNNTMLAQVVGVIIGSPEFQRK
- a CDS encoding DUF1501 domain-containing protein codes for the protein MITRRGFIKAGGLALFGIGMGGIPAFLAEAVAGTKPLGLFNRKKILVCIFQRGAMDGLMAVTPFTDEYLKAARPNLFMTAAKGGKSTPLIDLDGRFGLHPSMAAFEPVFREKRMGIVHGIGSPNNTRSHFDAQDYMESGTPFKKGTDSGWLNRAVGLLGHDGSTPFQGVSLTSSLPRSFYGDHPAVAISNLQDFNIQMRGNVKGANMAAKSFEDLYDQTSSELLKDTGKESFEAIKMLQKTDTRNYKPSDNAIYPNTALGKSLKQIAQLIKMNVGMEIAFAESGGWDTHFNQGTDTGIFARNVNDLSNSIMAFWTDMGTLQDDVTIMTMTEFGRTVKQNGTGGTDHGRASCNFILGNGVMGGLVHGNVQPMAVENLEDGRDLAVTTDFRSVFSEVADRHLSLHDDNVLFPGWDGHKIGVMR
- a CDS encoding formylglycine-generating enzyme family protein, whose translation is MRKEFLYLFLMLAITACNQKSDKKKTAGIAADSVAGVNPLNPTDSACCNSNLPKRYGAVTGIETLSGEEKGGLALHQGMKFIPAGSFRMGAADEEGRRDEYPAHQVKMDGFWIDETEVTNAQFAAFVKATGYLTQAEQKPDWEEIKKQLPPGTPKPAEEQLQPASLTFSPPKGRVDINDVSQWWSWTPGASWKHPQGPKSNIKGKEHLPVTQVSWIDAAAYAKWAGKRLPTEAEWEYAARGGLREKKYPWGDEDLASGKVKANTWQGEFPYSDKKTDGFSNVAPVKSFPANGYGLYDMAGNVWEWTADWYREDYYQSLKGAIVNPKGPKDSYDAAEPGIPKKIIRGGSFMCHSSYCKGYRVTSKMKSSMDTGLENTGFRCVSK
- a CDS encoding DUF3472 domain-containing protein; the encoded protein is MKIKKLIFLLLAFQLLLLPASFAGSSAETEPATITIPLGGNGYVEKNGKARINNEGLINWSNTSDVIAIYFRTEKAGDATLSLRLSVPEGNSRISLTVAGKTLTKEINNLGSAVIQLGKVEIKEPGYVKAELRGLSKTGQVFAEVSDLLVSGTALDNGAVYVKNNEGNYFHWGRRGPSVHLNYTIPAAAENKVEWFYNEIMVPEGEDKLGTYYMANGFSGGYFGMQANSPTERRVLFSIWSPFSTDDPKSIPDSMKVILLKKGSKTRTGEFGNEGSGGQSFMIYPWKAGKTYAFLTHAKPNPTKKTTIYTAYFKDLEQGDWQLVASFERPQSAVYLKGIYSFLENFSPPTGDQSRRGDYKNQWAVDAEGRWHEITSATFTADATARINYRKDYTGGSDNTSFYLKNCGFFNDFTPIKTPFHRKSTGKTHPVIDFNKLP
- a CDS encoding glycoside hydrolase family 2 TIM barrel-domain containing protein, which gives rise to MKKLFTSLSLLLTSVAAMSQQLPAELQTPEVVSVNRMPMRASAFAFESKALAGKREKEKSGYFLTLNGQWKFNWVQDPRKRPEEFYKTTFDDTKWDNFKVPANWETNGYGLPIYVNQPYEFAGRKNTGGRMNPPFDIPEDNNPVGSYRKKFNLPQNWDGRQVFIHLGAVKSAFFIWVNGKKVGYSEDSKLAAEFDITKYVKAGENLVALQVYRWSDGSYLECQDMWRISGIERDVYLYSTPKLDVRDFKAIATLDKSYRNGLLSLEAEINNYRMDKRTNHSKPDTFALELELIDPKGKSVYKEETKGTKTVLGNYKSQVKFNTEVENVAAWTAETPNLYTLLITLKNKKGEVLEVIPQRIGFRTVELVNNNFLVNGKRVFFKGVNRHEHNATQGHTLTRADMRKDMEMMKKLNVNSVRHSHYPPDPYWMELCDEYGLYVIDEANIESHGRYYDLAYTFGNDYQWRIPHLERIQRMYERDKNYPSVVTWSLGNEAGNGRNFYEAYDWLKSKDIRPVQYERAEEDYNTDMIVPQYPDPNWLKEYANSKPDRPLIMSEFAHIMGNSLGNFKEYWDVIESQPNLQGGYIWEWIDQAIDTVKNGKRINAYGGDFPLSGPVNEDFSDNNFSVKGVVTNYRGMTPMAVEVKKIYQYIKTKYEGNNTIKVNNSYFFKNLDNVKLNWVLLENGKVVEKGTQNLPAIEPRTEKELSLSIRTKAKSGAEYFLNVYYDLKVAEPFLPAGYTISTEQFVWNGAPKPFTFAAGKGKLNLEKPAEKAIVQGPDFSITFDLEKGLMTGYTLKGNQLLAEGPQPGFWRAPTDNDIGAGFNSSLRKWRNAYSEGKLIAADVQATASGEVIATFKKELIAGEATIEQTFTIRPDGIVKVDNRFTANKGKYPLIQRIGNDLQLNASLSKINFYGRGPGENYWDRKTASFVGLYNQTVDEQYFPYARPQESGNKTDVRWVNFTDKKGKGLSFEMADSLLNFSALPYSVDDLDPEVEKKQYHSGELVKRNQIYMHLDLIQSGVQGMDSWGAMPLKQYRVPFATHQYSYWIKPIK